CTATTTGCAGATGATCACTTCTTGCTATGATGGATTAATCAGGGTAATGGACATTGAAAAGGAAATGTTTGATTTGGCATATATGAGTGAACATCCCATATTTTCCATATCACAGAGATCGCATGATATGAAGTCCATATATTATGGTGAAGGCAGGGGGGATCTTGGTATTTGGGATCTAAGGGCAGGAAAATCTTCAGCATTGTGGAATTTGCATGAAGATAGGATCAACACAATAGATTTTACCTCTGAGAACTGTAATATTATGGCTACTAGTTCTACAGATGGTAGTGCATGCATTTGGGATTTGAGAAAAGTTGGTGCACATAAACCAAAATCTTTACAAACTGTCTTCCACAAAAGAGCAGTACACTCGGCTTACTTTTCACCTTCAGGAAGGCGTCTTGCCACAACAAGGTATTTACGTTGCCATTCTTATAGGTTATATTGTGGTTAGTTGAGAAAACTAAAAGctttatatcataaattttaagcGCCTTGATTACTTTTATCATCATCTCTGTAGCAGATGgctaattctttttcttgttatttctGTTTTTTGCTTCGTGCAGTATTGATAATAATGTTGGTGTGTTGAGTGGCGCTAATTATGAAGATACATCTATGATCTCCCATACTAATCACACAAACAGATGGATTTCCTCATTCAGGTACAGCTAATCCcttaataacaattttttttttcattttgatttatatgaGTTACATTACCGGCTTCCCTAAGTTCAAAATGTGGtgatgttttttttgttatagaAGCTATTGTTCATAGTTATTATactttttgtattgatgtgACAATGAGATAATTTGCTATAAGGTGTATCAATTCTTCTCCTTTGAGCATCTAGTTTATGGGACAGAAATTACTAAAAGTTTATCCCTCCTTTTTGAGATAATActttgataataaaaaaaagatgtttACTTGTGATCTGTTCAATTTTGTACTGGTTGAGATAGGTAGTTGGTTGTGTGAGTATTTCCAGAAGTTAATATGGTCATTATTTACACTAGACTTGTGCATGCTTTGTCATCATAGActaacaacattattttctGTAATATGTTTACTTGGGGAAGCAGAGGAATATGGGGTTGGGATGATTCCTACATCTACATTGGTAATATGCAAAGAGGAGTTGATGCAATCTCAGTACCTGACAAGAAACTTGATTTTACCTTAAGAAGCAAGCACATGACTGCTATTCCATGCCGTTTTGATGCACATCGCAAAGAAGTTGGAATGCTTGCAGGGGCTACAAGTGGTGGGCAGGTATATATCTGGACAGCATCTTAAGTTGGTGCCAATAGATCCTCGCCAAATGTGATCATGGAGGCAGAGCTGCATTTTCCCGTCTGGctaatgtttttgtggacggaCAAGAAATGATTTACCTATAGGTTTTTGTGGAATCTTTTTGTTGTTCACTGCTTAATAACTGTTAGTTATGTAACTTAAGCAGTTTTTAGTCTAATCTATTGACCAAATGTCATAGTTTCTTGGTTTGCAATTAGCTGGTGTTTCCAAGACTATCTTTAAAGCTAGATATTCAGTACCACTTGCCTAAAACCCTTGTGTTGAATGTTCGGACTCTGAAATCCTTTTACACATCGTATATGTTATCGGAAGGCTTTTATCAGTTGACAACGCTACATTTATCTTGCTTCCTTTTTCAAGTGAACGTATTGTACTACCTGTAAGTAAGCCTAGACACTGATTGGAAAGTTCAGATTAATTTGTAGTATTATAATAGTATCAAAGGCTCTGCTCAGACCGAGATACGTCAAGATTTTGACCTCAATGAGACAATTTTTTCAAATGTACAGTGTTACACAAATACTACTATG
This window of the Solanum pennellii chromosome 2, SPENNV200 genome carries:
- the LOC107009017 gene encoding WD repeat-containing protein 76: MSAKKLTDYERRRIENIKRNEELLASLQIQSRISQLSSETKRPRAQGKSHQRSTQKKQKSNSPIVLRRSLRSQGIPPDSSAAGGPKENFDDNSQPTDKNSPSEPIPISMSDAYDGDFDIPNKKFIETIKGFDDENMDKNSVLGDRIGKKKASGIVNLESLRLEPDNIARVVPGRILNVRFFPTNNVRMVAVGNKYGNIGFWNVDAPQEDGDVIFLYRPHSGPVSGILVDPFSVSKMITSCYDGLIRVMDIEKEMFDLAYMSEHPIFSISQRSHDMKSIYYGEGRGDLGIWDLRAGKSSALWNLHEDRINTIDFTSENCNIMATSSTDGSACIWDLRKVGAHKPKSLQTVFHKRAVHSAYFSPSGRRLATTSIDNNVGVLSGANYEDTSMISHTNHTNRWISSFRGIWGWDDSYIYIGNMQRGVDAISVPDKKLDFTLRSKHMTAIPCRFDAHRKEVGMLAGATSGGQVYIWTAS